ATCGTTTCTCATTTTTGAAAAGCTATCTTCTTCCAGATAGTGGGAGAAGCTGCTTTTTAGCAGAATTCTGTTACTCCCCGATAAATATAATACTTGAAGGGCACAGCTCTTTTACAACACAAATGCGGCATCTGGGTTTTTTTGCCTGGCAAACTTTCCTCCCGTGATATATCAGGGTCATGGAAATTGAATCAAGGTCTTCTTTTCGGGTAAGGGCTATCAGATCCTGTTCGATTTTTTCAGGGTCGGAGTGCCTGGTAAATCCAAGCCTTCTAGAGACTCTTTTTACATGGGTATCCACGGCAATACCCTCTATTATCCCAAAAGCCCTGGCAAGCACTATATTCGCTGTTTTTCTCCCGACCCCTGGCAGGGTAATCAGTTCACCCATTGTCTTTGGCACTTCTCCATTATAGTGCTCGATAATCAGTTGCGCGGAAGCTTTGAGATTTTTTGCTTTGTTTTTGTAAAACCCTGTAGAATAAATGTCAATTTCAAGTTCCCTGAGGTCTGCGCTGGCATAGTCTTCGGCAGTCCTGTATTTTTTGAATAAATTTTCAGTCACCCTGTTGATCTGGACATCCGTTGACTGAGCAGAGAGGACAGTTGCTACAAGAAGTTCTAGTGGGTTGCTGTAGTTAAGAGAAGGTTTTGCATCCGGGTACTCTTCCTTTAAATGAGCCCATACCCGGTCAAAATTATGCCTGTTGTCAGGAATATCATACTCCTGCCAGGGCTCATTAGAGGTCGATTTCGTCGGTTTTTTTTCAGGCATCAAAAAACTCCATTATTGTTTTCATTTTCCCTGCCCCAGCCATAAGAACAATTTTCTCAAAGGAAACTGAATCTCTTTTTATTTTACCTTTTCCAGGCCAAAATCTAGATCTAGATGTAAGAAACCTCAATGCTTTAGCGTGAGATAGTTCACAAAATACCAAAAACTTAAAGAACTAGAACTCCAAGAGGTTCATGATTAAATGTTAACCGAAATATTGCATTTGAGGAGTTAAACTCTGATTTTTTCAATAAAAAAAAGTTTCTTACTAATAAAATAACGTGTAAACCATAAGTTTTATAGCTAATAATTTTTAAACCAAGTATATTGGTGATTTTTTGGTAAAAAGGGCACTGCTCAGCGTCTCAGACAAGACAGGAATTGCGGAATTTGCACGCGGGCTTGAAGCACTTGGCGTGAAGATCATCTCAACGGGTGGGACTGCGAAAATCCTTCGCGACGCCGGCATCGAGGTTACCGATGTCGCGGAAGTCACAGGCTATCCGGAGATGATGGGAGGAAGAGTCAAAACTCTCCACCCGAGAATTCATGGCGGGCTCTTATGCCTGCGGGACAGCAAAGAACAGATGGAGGAAGCTGCAAAAGAAGATATCTCTCTCCTCGATCTGGTGGCTGTAAACCTATACCCCTTTGAAGTAACGGTTTCCAAAGAGGGTGTGGAACTTGAAGAAGCCATCGAAAACATAGACATCGGGGGTCCGACCCTTCTCCGTTCGGCAGCTAAGAACTACCGCTCGGTAACAGTGATATCTGACCCTTCGGACTATGGTCATGTCCTTAAAGAACTGCGCTCAAGTGGAGTAATCTCCGATAAAACCCGTGCTGACCTCGCGGTTAAAGCTTTCAGGCATACAGCTGATTATGATGCAGCCATTGATACTTACCTGAGCAGGACTCTGCTTGGAGAAGAGGTACTGCGCCTGAAATTTTCCGATGGCGTGAAACTTCGCTATGGGGAAAACTGGCATCAAGAAGCCTCTTTTTTTAAAGACCCTAAAATTGAAGGTCCGAGCCTGGCAAAAGTTGCCCAGTTGCACGGGAAAGAACTTTCTTACAACAACTATGTGGACGCCGACAACGCCCTTCAGACGGTCAAAGAACTGGGAAACACTTCTCCTGCTGTTGTTATTGTGAAACACAATAACCCGTGCGGACTTGCTACTGGAGATACACTCTTGCAAGCTCTGCAGGCTGCTTGGGACGGAGACCCGATTTCGGCTTACGGAAGCATAATCTGTACAAACGAGATTTTTGACCTCGAAGCTGCAACTTTTCTGAACGGGAAATTCGTAGAAATTATCCTTGCTCCTGACTTCAAGCCCGATGCTCTTGAATATCTGAAAAATAAAAGTGAAAATCTGAGGCTCCTGAAACTTCCAGAACTTAGGGAGGTTTTTGGGATGGAGTATACCTACAAGTATGTAATTGGAGGCATGCTTAAGCAGAGCCGCGATATAGGGATTTACGAAAAATGGGAATCTGTTACTGAAATTTCCTATCCTGAGGACAAGCGCGCTCTCTCGGAGTTCTGCCTTAAAGCCTGCAAAGCCACAAAATCCAATGCTGTGACCCTTGCCCACGAATACGAACCTGGATACTTCATGGTACTGGGTATGGGAGCAGGGCAACCTAACAGGGTGGACTCGATCCGCAAACTGGCAGCCACAAAGGCAGTTGAAAATCTAAGGGTAATCTACGAACGTGAGCAGCCTGCTGCACCATTTGAAGAGTACTGCCAGAAGATTATGTCAGAATGTGTAATGGCATCAGACGCTTTCTTCCCCTTCGATGACAGCGTCGTCCACGCAGCAGAAAATTACATTCGTTATATTGTTTCTCCCGGTGGGTCGATCAGAGATAACGAAGTTATTGATACTGCAAACCGACTTGGAGTTTCCCTGGTTTTTACAGGTATGCGGCATTTTCTTCATTGAAATATCAATAAAGATAAAGAATAACTCAAGGTATACACTTACTCAAGGTATACACTTGAGTTCAATGTAAAAATTCGAGTACCCCTGCATCTAAAGCAGGGCACATTCTCATTTTAAGCTTATTTCTTATTACTTATTTTCAGAATAGCATGGTTTGAAAGATAAGAGATTTGCCGGAGTTGAAGCTCTTATGTATCCTTAATCAAGTGCTGTACATATGGGTTAATGGATGGCAAATTTTATTAATTTATTAATATATCACATCCTGTATTTACTTCACTGCTGGATCTGCATACTTTCATTAACAATTCATCAAACGGTTACATTAAATCTCAATTTTTTATTTATGATTTTTAACCGGCGTGCTGAGTATGCAGCTTTAAACTGTATATTGGTAGAATAATTCTATATCTTTATTATAATAACTTTTTTTTGAAAGTCATGTGCGTTTTTTCAACCGGATATCTTATGTTTTCGAAAGACTGTTACACAGAATATCTAAATTCAATAATAAATTATTAAGAATCAAGTCTACTCTTGAAAAAGATAATATATATTGAATTCGTATATCATTCTAGCAATATTATATCACTCTGATATAACTGCCACATCAATTCAATATAAAAAATGAAAAGAATTTCAAAAAACAATTTGCCTTCACTTCAAATAAAAGCCGGAGAACTTACTTTTCCATAATATCTCTCAAATTTCTCCAGAAACAGTACTAATAATCACGGGCTGATATGTGTGAAATCAATTGGACTTTTAAGCATCCTAACCTTCTCTGAAAAACGAAAAGACATCTTATTACTATGGGAGTGCAGAGGGTCACGAATACCCTGACCTTCAGGTCGGGGATGAAGTGAACCCTCGCTGGCTGTTTTGTATTCGCTTAAACTGTATCAATCATCGTTTTTTTGTAAAATGAGGTTTTTTGACACCATAGCCACAGGTGGTTCCAGCTACCTATGGCTAGGATGTGATAAGCGTTGGAATTGCGCAGTTTTAGCCATGGCTATGGTCAGATTACCTACCACATCGTGTTGGTGCCTAAGTATCGATACAAGATATTCTACAATAAACGAGTTAAAAAGGATTGCGAGTCTATATTCCACAATATTTGCACAGAGAAAGGCTACAAAATCCATGCTCTGGAAGTTGTAGATAATCATGTTCACCTGTTCCTGGAATTCCACCCAAGCACCTCTCTATCAGAGGTGGTTCAATACTTGAAAGGAGGTAGTTCTTACAGATTGTTCAAGCTTCATCCTGAACTGAGAACACGATATTGGGGTGGAAGTCTATGGTCAAGTGGTAAATTCTATCGATCCGTTGGAAATGTAACCGCTGACACAATCAAGCACTACATTAAGGAGTCGCAGGGAAAACCGAAAACAGAGGTTCAATCATATAGATTAAAGTCTAGGCAACGGAAAATTGACGATTTCTAAGTACCAGAATAACCGGGCGGGCGGCCCATCAGCATACCCCATCCTTTAGGTTGGGGTGGCCGCACGCAATTTGATTTTTACTTAAGGAGAGTCCAAGGACCCTTTCGGAGATCAGGGACTACTTCGATGTAAGATCCCCGGAAATTCTACCTCGCCTGAAAGAAATGGAAAATGCGAATCTAATTGTCAGACAGGAAGGAGTGTATCAGTTGACTTCCCTGGGAAAAGTTTCAGCCATCTATTACAAACCTTTCCTTGACACTCTGGCAGCTATAGAAGCAAACGAAGACTTCTGGAGAGACCATGACCTTGGAGCAGTTCCCGAGACGTTGCTAAACAGAATTTTGGATCTAAAGGAGTGTAGAGTTGTAAAGGATGAACATGAACATATTTATGACTCTCATAAAGCATTCATGGAAAATGTCCTGACTGCCAGCCGTTTTATGGGTTTTACATCCATTTTCCTTCCCAGCTATCCATCGATGTTTCTTGAGATGGCCCGAAGGAACATCCCTATTTCCATAATTGTTACGCCAAATGTCTTTTTCAAATTAAAAAGTGAGCATAGCGCTGAAATTGAAGAGTTTCTTAAGTACAAACACACAAGTTTCCATGTCTACGACAGCGCAAAGGTAGCTTTTGTCGTAACAGACAGGTTTGTATCACTCTCACTGTTTTTCAAAAACGGAACTTTTGACCCGAGAACTGACCTTGTGGGTTTTGATTCTTCATCCATTAAATGGGGAGAAGACCTTTTTAAACATTATAAAGAGAATGCAGTTGAGATTAAGAATCTGTAAATCGAAAGGTTGTAATTTCCTATGTTCGCAGATGTTTTGAGAGTCTGAAAAGAAAAAAGCTGAATAATTGAATTGGAAGTATAAATGGAAGGTCTTGATCTTCAAATAAAGATGCTTGATCTTCAAATAAAGAGGCTTGATCTTCAAATGAAATGTCTCGATCTTCAAATGAAGAGGCTAAATGTCTCGATCTTCAAATGAAGAGGCTTGATCTTCAAATGAAGAGGCTTGATCTTCAGTCTGACCTCTTTAAGGCCTATTG
The Methanosarcina sp. WWM596 DNA segment above includes these coding regions:
- a CDS encoding winged helix-turn-helix domain-containing protein → MENANLIVRQEGVYQLTSLGKVSAIYYKPFLDTLAAIEANEDFWRDHDLGAVPETLLNRILDLKECRVVKDEHEHIYDSHKAFMENVLTASRFMGFTSIFLPSYPSMFLEMARRNIPISIIVTPNVFFKLKSEHSAEIEEFLKYKHTSFHVYDSAKVAFVVTDRFVSLSLFFKNGTFDPRTDLVGFDSSSIKWGEDLFKHYKENAVEIKNL
- the nth gene encoding endonuclease III, with product MPEKKPTKSTSNEPWQEYDIPDNRHNFDRVWAHLKEEYPDAKPSLNYSNPLELLVATVLSAQSTDVQINRVTENLFKKYRTAEDYASADLRELEIDIYSTGFYKNKAKNLKASAQLIIEHYNGEVPKTMGELITLPGVGRKTANIVLARAFGIIEGIAVDTHVKRVSRRLGFTRHSDPEKIEQDLIALTRKEDLDSISMTLIYHGRKVCQAKKPRCRICVVKELCPSSIIFIGE
- the purH gene encoding bifunctional phosphoribosylaminoimidazolecarboxamide formyltransferase/IMP cyclohydrolase, encoding MVKRALLSVSDKTGIAEFARGLEALGVKIISTGGTAKILRDAGIEVTDVAEVTGYPEMMGGRVKTLHPRIHGGLLCLRDSKEQMEEAAKEDISLLDLVAVNLYPFEVTVSKEGVELEEAIENIDIGGPTLLRSAAKNYRSVTVISDPSDYGHVLKELRSSGVISDKTRADLAVKAFRHTADYDAAIDTYLSRTLLGEEVLRLKFSDGVKLRYGENWHQEASFFKDPKIEGPSLAKVAQLHGKELSYNNYVDADNALQTVKELGNTSPAVVIVKHNNPCGLATGDTLLQALQAAWDGDPISAYGSIICTNEIFDLEAATFLNGKFVEIILAPDFKPDALEYLKNKSENLRLLKLPELREVFGMEYTYKYVIGGMLKQSRDIGIYEKWESVTEISYPEDKRALSEFCLKACKATKSNAVTLAHEYEPGYFMVLGMGAGQPNRVDSIRKLAATKAVENLRVIYEREQPAAPFEEYCQKIMSECVMASDAFFPFDDSVVHAAENYIRYIVSPGGSIRDNEVIDTANRLGVSLVFTGMRHFLH
- the tnpA gene encoding IS200/IS605 family transposase — protein: MELRSFSHGYGQITYHIVLVPKYRYKIFYNKRVKKDCESIFHNICTEKGYKIHALEVVDNHVHLFLEFHPSTSLSEVVQYLKGGSSYRLFKLHPELRTRYWGGSLWSSGKFYRSVGNVTADTIKHYIKESQGKPKTEVQSYRLKSRQRKIDDF